One window of Triticum dicoccoides isolate Atlit2015 ecotype Zavitan chromosome 5A, WEW_v2.0, whole genome shotgun sequence genomic DNA carries:
- the LOC119301574 gene encoding cytoplasmic tRNA 2-thiolation protein 1 — protein sequence MQSAAAPTRAGSRLCTRCGERKAALKRPKTLEQICRECFYIVFEDEIHQTIVDNNLFKAGERVAIGASGGKDSTVLAYVLSELNKRHKYGLDLFLLSIDEGITGYRDDSLETVKRNELQYGLPLKIVSYKDLYDWTMDDIVKAIGLKNNCTFCGVFRRQALDRGAALLKVDKIVTGHNADDIAETVLLNILRGDIARLSRCTFITTGEDGPIPRCKPFKYTYEKEIVMYAYFKKLDYFSTECIYSPNAYRGFAREFIKDLERMRPRAILDIITSGENFRISTTTRMPEQGTCERCGYISSQKLCKACVLLDGLNRGLPKLGIGRTAKVGAGADGSGEQQGKRAERRNRSSLQGKHGNLDF from the exons ATGCAGTCCGCCGCCGCTCCGACGAGGGCAGGGAGCCGCCTCTGCACGCGCTGCGGCGAGCGGAAGGCCGCGCTCAAGCGGCCCAAAACCCTAGAACAG ATATGTAGGGAATGCTTCTATATTGtcttcgaggacgagattcatcaaaCTATTGTTGACAATAATTTGTTTAAAGCCGGTGAACGTGTGGCAATTGGAGCTTCTGGTGGAAAAG ATTCAACCGTGCTTGCGTATGTGTTATCAGAGTTAAACAAACGTCATAAATATGGTCTCGATTTGTTCCTTTTATCTATTGACGAAGGAATCACAGGCTATAGAGACGACTCCCTAGAAACTGTTAAAAGGAATGAACTACAG TATGGCCTACCACTGAAAATAGTTTCCTATAAGGATCTCTATGACTGGACAATGGATGATATTGTGAAAGCAATTGGCCTGAAAAACAATTGTACTTTCTGTGGTGTTTTTCGACGTCAG GCGCTAGACCGTGGTGCTGCTCTCTTGAAGGTTGATAAGATTGTAACTGGGCATAATGCAGATGACATTGCAGAGACTGTCTTGCTGAATATTTTACGTGGTGATATTGCAAG GTTAAGTCGATGCACTTTCATAACTACTGGTGAAGATGGACCAATCCCAAGATGCAAGCCTTTCAAATACACCTACGAAAAAGAGATTGTTAT GTATGCATATTTCAAAAAGCTGGACTACTTCTCCACTGAAT GCATCTATTCACCAAATGCATATCGTGGATTTGCTCGTGAATTTATTAAAGATCTGGAAAGGATGAG GCCTAGGGCTATACTGGACATCATAACCTCTGGCGAAAATTTCCGGATATCCACAACAACAAGAATGCCAGAGCAAGGAACATGTGAACGCTGCGGTTACATTTCTAGCCAG AAATTATGCAAAGCGTGTGTCCTGCTAGATGGACTGAACCGAGGCTTGCCAAAACTAGGCATAGGGAGAACCGCTAAAGTCGGTGCTGGAGCTGATGGTAGTGGCGAGCAGCAAGGCAAACGAGCGGAGAGGAGGAATAGGTCGAGTCTACAAGGAAAACATGGCAACTTGGACTTCTGA